Genomic segment of Archaeoglobus neptunius:
CTTTTGCACCTAGAGAGTTTTCTGAGAGATGTCTCGAGTTCGAAACGCTCAAGACTTTTCGTTTTTTCGTCCCAAATCCCAAAAGCCTTTACGCTCGGCAGAGATGTTTTCCTGTCTAAAGGTTTGCTTGAGATCCTAAACGAAGAAGAAATCAGAGCTGTAATAGCCCATGAGGCCTTTCATGTGAGGCAAAACAGGTACCCTCTCATCAGAAATTTGCGTGTGCTAACCTTTATTCCCGCTGTGGATTTTGAAAAAATGGCTGACGAGTATGCAAATCGGCTGGTCGGTGAGATCGTAAACGAATCAGCGAAAAAGAAAATTTTGCTTTTTTATCTTGCTGAGGGAGGTCTGTACGATTTCTAAAACCCTGAAAAAAGTCTAAAACT
This window contains:
- a CDS encoding M48 family metalloprotease, with translation MNLCLISCLDEYGATFSGIGLVIAVAAIGYFRSNGFGKLKYYWGLNVALISLLPVLYLGMDCEFSLIVKLYVLYALSALTLFLIAPVVYRWYLSEKYSIERLLHLESFLRDVSSSKRSRLFVFSSQIPKAFTLGRDVFLSKGLLEILNEEEIRAVIAHEAFHVRQNRYPLIRNLRVLTFIPAVDFEKMADEYANRLVGEIVNESAKKKILLFYLAEGGLYDF